In Thalassoglobus sp. JC818, a single window of DNA contains:
- a CDS encoding serine/threonine-protein kinase, whose translation MSQLPTNDRDSQHETSQTNLQETQHILSLAIDSFISAWSIAEETGPPIVADFLPKDELARQEVLVELIKIDLEQRWNEFELPKRLSEYFEEFPELCQKQVPIELVYEEYFCRQRAETSVTIEEYFREFPELENELRRFVQHSPDATVLQSGDVVESFRDLRVGETVDDFDLLIRLGEGAFATVFLARQNSMQRLVAVKVSANKGTEPQTLAQLDHDYIVRVYDQRVIKSPPVRLLYMQYLPGGTLESLIKKVRSTPANRRSGQLLIDILDESLESKGETTPPDSLLRKEITRMDWAQTVCWIGIRLAKALGYASSRGVLHRDLKPANVLMTSDGTPKLADFNISFSRQVEGASPAEYFGGSLAYMSPEQLKACTGSGDVRAEDLDVRSDLFSLGVVLWELLVGERPFADPRRLQLNSSTLEDMIASRQNGVRREKLVEASKSAPPGLLRILQKSLDSDRELRWQTAQEMIDRLEQCFDPRARELIDPEPGQWQKIALRWETPIILALNLIPNAFSAVGNLLYNQREIFAEIAPEQSFETILAVINGIAFPVGISFVVLMAARIRRAIVKPDVARQTSNARRNSLLIGHRCALVCLLLWVIAGFAYPVAIRLTGTVVPWDAYLHILGSLVIFGLIATAYPFFLVTWFSLEVLYPSLLRLGVGGGQDRQDLLLLRDHLQRYLVMAASIPMLAVSAVTIVSVDLLWVAQLLCFGGLAAFAAAFWFYRRIEGDLEVFLRLSRRD comes from the coding sequence ATGTCCCAACTGCCAACCAATGATCGTGATTCTCAACACGAGACGTCGCAGACGAATCTCCAAGAGACTCAGCATATCTTGTCGTTGGCGATTGATTCTTTCATCTCAGCCTGGTCAATAGCGGAAGAGACTGGCCCTCCGATCGTGGCTGACTTTCTGCCGAAGGATGAACTCGCGAGGCAGGAAGTCCTTGTTGAACTCATCAAAATTGATCTTGAGCAAAGGTGGAACGAGTTTGAACTCCCGAAGCGTTTGAGTGAGTACTTCGAAGAGTTTCCGGAACTGTGCCAGAAACAGGTTCCGATCGAACTTGTTTACGAAGAATATTTCTGCCGTCAGCGGGCGGAGACATCGGTCACGATTGAGGAGTACTTTCGCGAGTTTCCTGAACTCGAAAATGAACTTCGGCGATTTGTCCAGCACTCACCGGACGCGACTGTGCTTCAAAGCGGGGATGTGGTGGAGTCGTTTCGGGACTTGCGAGTCGGTGAAACAGTCGACGACTTTGACCTGCTGATCCGATTGGGCGAAGGCGCCTTCGCGACCGTATTCCTCGCACGGCAAAACTCGATGCAACGGCTCGTGGCTGTCAAAGTCTCAGCCAACAAAGGGACAGAACCGCAAACGCTGGCGCAACTCGATCACGATTACATCGTCCGAGTTTATGACCAAAGGGTGATAAAGTCCCCGCCGGTGCGTCTGCTGTATATGCAGTATCTTCCGGGCGGAACGCTGGAATCGCTGATCAAGAAGGTCCGATCGACTCCTGCGAACCGGAGGAGCGGTCAATTGTTGATCGATATTCTCGACGAATCACTGGAGAGCAAAGGAGAAACAACGCCGCCCGACTCGCTGTTGCGAAAAGAAATTACCCGCATGGATTGGGCTCAAACAGTCTGTTGGATTGGAATTCGACTCGCCAAAGCGCTCGGATACGCAAGCAGTCGGGGAGTCCTGCACCGAGACTTAAAACCGGCGAACGTTCTGATGACAAGTGACGGAACACCGAAGCTTGCCGACTTTAATATCAGCTTCAGTCGGCAGGTCGAAGGAGCGTCACCTGCGGAATACTTCGGAGGCAGTCTGGCTTACATGTCGCCGGAACAATTGAAAGCCTGCACTGGAAGTGGCGATGTTCGAGCAGAAGATCTTGATGTGCGGTCTGATCTTTTCTCGCTCGGAGTTGTGTTGTGGGAATTGCTTGTCGGAGAACGTCCGTTTGCCGATCCGCGTCGGCTGCAACTCAATTCAAGCACTCTCGAAGACATGATTGCCTCCCGGCAAAACGGCGTCCGTCGGGAAAAGCTGGTAGAAGCGTCCAAGTCGGCCCCGCCGGGACTGTTGCGTATTCTGCAAAAGAGTCTCGACTCGGATCGTGAACTGCGTTGGCAGACAGCACAGGAGATGATCGATCGGCTCGAACAGTGTTTCGATCCGAGAGCGCGCGAACTCATTGATCCAGAACCAGGACAGTGGCAAAAGATCGCCTTGCGATGGGAGACACCGATTATTCTCGCGCTCAACCTGATTCCGAATGCTTTTTCGGCGGTCGGAAACCTGCTGTACAATCAACGCGAGATCTTCGCGGAAATTGCTCCGGAACAGAGCTTCGAAACGATTCTCGCTGTGATCAACGGGATTGCGTTTCCCGTGGGGATTTCGTTTGTCGTTCTGATGGCAGCACGAATTCGGCGTGCGATAGTGAAGCCGGACGTTGCGCGTCAGACGTCCAACGCGAGAAGAAATTCTCTGCTGATCGGACACCGATGTGCACTTGTGTGTCTTTTGCTGTGGGTGATTGCTGGATTTGCCTACCCGGTGGCCATCCGATTGACAGGAACGGTTGTTCCCTGGGATGCCTATCTTCACATTCTAGGCTCGCTGGTGATCTTTGGGCTGATTGCCACAGCTTACCCATTCTTTCTCGTGACCTGGTTCTCGTTGGAAGTTCTCTATCCGTCGCTGTTGCGATTGGGGGTGGGAGGTGGTCAGGACCGGCAAGACTTACTGCTTCTACGTGACCATTTGCAAAGGTATCTGGTCATGGCCGCCTCGATTCCTATGCTGGCGGTCTCAGCGGTGACGATTGTCTCCGTCGATCTTTTGTGGGTTGCCCAGCTTCTCTGTTTTGGGGGACTCGCAGCCTTTGCAGCAGCCTTTTGGTTCTACCGAAGGATCGAAGGCGACCTCGAAGTTTTTCTTCGACTCAGCCGTCGAGACTGA
- a CDS encoding AAA family ATPase, which produces MRIHELEIDHFGVWKNVTLPFSDRGVTVLYGPNEAGKSTLMRFIRGVLFGFQPGDLHVTDSHGKRQVCSGVLRVSHRGKQHELRRIAEKGSRGRLEIDGQRVSQQDSLVQSLVGGASESIFRDVFAIGLHELQELATLNNSEIAQQIYGLSLGREGDQLVRAQSHLGAQSRQIANRETRKGEIFGLVQRLTEVERQLERVGVPLERHKRLKEQINKHDDRVGQLRQRQQHLQSDLRGFQFLSRIWEPWRKELDLKNRLDQLPDRNVDLDRVRELESLQQEIQEFDSERKKFLAEAKQFQKSSQEIPLNAELEEQQCAINRLHSELPEMQEIADRFELKVPDLTSNSSSWKNNFRNRPSTQSVNQSAAFAEDLDVDEDGQVDVSPQQIGALSQASNAYRNAMRTHRRLTKRYKGFDKKFKQLTSRPTGDGTAAEAGAADNVAELERLEADLRKLRELHLEKGHLQTLLNRLPEGRRAELVEATNPPFFSTILWFFAIAGVVLTLCGIYGATHGMVVGGFHAALIGGCYGLLGIAALATCWTMKIHFSRREVSVEDNDEAHHSLRKEVEERNLKIQQLISRQILSRKTTTHAITNQQLADEKAIAKKLEELAQDRARFQSQVDEQDRIRRLRRRMTKLRNQLRKSRTTVNQRKSDWVKSLKSMEIAEQSNIGEAIAECQRIYRTTRGNSKVDPIDVEAILLQEKLSDFLDRVGVLAGILKQTASTHDPFARVSKWKDELEVQFELRRERARLRQLVKDKRREASKIEEELESLRRQQSELFSMLGISSYDQLSGILGAVEDRETLMRQLQEIGETISRIVESEPDLMIVEEQLADFDEQRNREQVAEIREELLQIDETLQVEYQSIGRFQQELRAIEDDRTAASLRFERAQLAEQIRLTSERYLGIMVADRAVGALRSRIEKERQPKTLQDASSYLQQLTCGKYQNIWAPLNEKKLLVDDDLNHSFEVEQLSSGTREQVFLSLRLAMIRELASQGVELPLVLDDVTVNFDQLRTEAAVETLLKVVETGQQIILFTCHLHLAHLFEQHQIDPVWLPSNRPEVPVS; this is translated from the coding sequence ATGAGAATCCATGAACTGGAAATTGATCATTTTGGCGTCTGGAAAAACGTCACATTGCCATTCTCTGACCGCGGTGTCACGGTACTCTATGGACCGAACGAGGCGGGCAAGTCGACGCTAATGCGATTTATTCGCGGAGTGCTTTTCGGTTTCCAACCGGGGGATCTGCATGTCACCGATTCCCACGGAAAACGACAAGTCTGCTCCGGGGTGCTGCGCGTTTCGCATCGCGGGAAGCAACACGAACTTCGCCGAATTGCTGAGAAGGGCAGTCGCGGTCGTCTCGAGATCGACGGTCAACGCGTCTCACAACAGGATTCTTTAGTTCAAAGTCTTGTCGGCGGTGCCAGTGAATCAATCTTTCGCGATGTGTTCGCAATCGGGCTTCACGAACTGCAAGAACTCGCGACGCTGAACAACTCGGAAATCGCCCAGCAAATCTACGGGCTCTCGCTGGGTCGTGAGGGTGACCAACTTGTCCGCGCTCAAAGCCATCTGGGGGCTCAGTCTCGGCAGATCGCCAATCGCGAGACTCGAAAGGGGGAGATTTTCGGACTTGTGCAGCGGCTGACAGAAGTCGAACGACAACTGGAACGGGTTGGCGTACCGCTCGAGCGTCACAAACGGCTGAAGGAACAAATCAACAAACATGATGATCGAGTCGGTCAGCTACGGCAGCGGCAACAGCACTTGCAGAGCGACCTTCGTGGATTCCAGTTCCTCAGCCGCATCTGGGAGCCATGGCGAAAAGAACTCGACCTGAAAAACCGTCTCGACCAACTGCCCGATCGAAATGTCGATCTCGATCGCGTCCGGGAATTGGAATCGCTACAGCAGGAGATTCAGGAATTCGATTCCGAGCGGAAGAAGTTTCTCGCGGAGGCGAAGCAGTTTCAGAAGTCGTCTCAGGAGATTCCTCTCAACGCGGAGTTGGAAGAGCAGCAATGCGCGATCAACCGCCTGCACAGCGAACTTCCCGAGATGCAAGAGATCGCAGATCGCTTCGAACTGAAGGTTCCTGATCTGACATCCAATAGCTCATCTTGGAAAAACAATTTCCGCAATCGACCCAGTACTCAATCAGTCAATCAGTCAGCTGCGTTTGCCGAAGACTTGGACGTCGACGAAGACGGCCAGGTGGATGTGTCACCGCAACAAATTGGAGCTTTGAGCCAGGCGTCCAATGCGTATCGTAATGCGATGCGTACGCATCGGCGCCTCACAAAACGATACAAGGGATTCGACAAGAAATTCAAACAGCTGACATCACGTCCAACCGGTGATGGAACTGCTGCTGAAGCTGGGGCCGCTGATAACGTTGCTGAGTTAGAGCGTTTGGAGGCTGATCTTCGCAAGCTCCGAGAATTGCACCTTGAGAAAGGGCATCTGCAAACGCTTCTGAATCGTCTCCCGGAAGGTCGACGTGCGGAACTTGTCGAAGCTACGAATCCTCCCTTCTTCAGTACAATTCTGTGGTTTTTCGCCATCGCAGGAGTCGTCCTCACGCTTTGCGGAATTTATGGAGCCACACACGGAATGGTGGTCGGTGGTTTTCACGCTGCGTTAATCGGTGGCTGTTATGGGTTGCTGGGGATTGCAGCTCTCGCCACATGCTGGACCATGAAGATTCACTTCTCGCGTCGAGAAGTTTCCGTCGAGGACAACGACGAAGCGCATCACTCTCTCCGAAAAGAAGTTGAAGAGAGAAACCTGAAAATTCAGCAATTGATCAGCCGTCAGATTCTGTCGCGGAAAACGACAACTCACGCCATTACCAATCAACAATTGGCAGACGAAAAGGCGATTGCAAAGAAGCTTGAGGAACTTGCTCAGGACCGCGCACGTTTTCAGTCGCAGGTCGATGAACAGGATCGCATCCGCAGATTACGACGGAGAATGACCAAGCTCCGCAATCAATTAAGAAAGTCGCGCACGACCGTCAATCAGCGGAAGAGTGACTGGGTGAAGTCGCTAAAGTCGATGGAAATCGCCGAACAAAGCAACATTGGCGAAGCGATTGCTGAGTGTCAGAGAATCTATCGAACCACACGCGGCAACTCGAAAGTAGACCCAATCGATGTCGAAGCGATTCTGCTTCAGGAAAAGCTCAGCGACTTTCTCGATCGTGTCGGAGTCCTGGCTGGAATTCTTAAACAGACTGCTTCGACGCACGATCCATTCGCCCGCGTTTCCAAATGGAAAGACGAACTCGAAGTCCAATTTGAACTTCGGCGTGAACGGGCTCGGCTTCGGCAATTGGTCAAAGACAAGCGGCGTGAAGCATCCAAAATCGAAGAAGAGCTGGAATCGTTGCGTCGGCAGCAGTCCGAGTTGTTTTCGATGCTCGGAATCTCGTCATACGATCAGCTCTCCGGCATTTTGGGAGCGGTCGAAGATCGTGAAACGCTCATGCGGCAACTTCAGGAGATTGGCGAAACGATCTCTCGGATCGTTGAGAGTGAACCCGATCTGATGATCGTGGAAGAACAACTCGCCGATTTCGATGAGCAACGCAATCGGGAACAGGTCGCCGAGATTCGTGAGGAACTCCTGCAGATCGATGAAACGTTGCAGGTCGAGTATCAATCGATCGGCAGATTTCAGCAGGAGCTGCGAGCGATTGAAGACGATCGAACCGCTGCTTCATTGAGATTCGAACGTGCCCAATTGGCTGAACAGATCCGCCTGACGAGTGAACGCTATCTTGGAATCATGGTGGCAGACCGGGCTGTCGGAGCGCTGCGAAGTCGAATCGAAAAGGAACGCCAGCCGAAAACGCTGCAGGATGCTTCGTCGTATCTCCAACAATTGACGTGTGGCAAATATCAAAACATCTGGGCTCCTCTCAACGAGAAAAAACTTCTCGTCGACGATGACCTGAATCACTCCTTCGAAGTTGAACAGCTCAGCAGTGGAACCCGGGAACAAGTGTTTCTCTCGTTACGGCTGGCAATGATTCGTGAACTTGCCTCGCAGGGAGTTGAATTGCCGTTGGTGCTGGACGATGTGACGGTGAACTTCGACCAACTTCGCACCGAGGCAGCCGTTGAAACACTCCTGAAAGTTGTCGAGACCGGTCAGCAGATCATTCTCTTCACCTGCCATCTCCATCTTGCTCATCTCTTTGAACAACACCAGATTGATCCCGTCTGGTTACCTTCGAATCGGCCTGAGGTTCCGGTTTCATAG
- a CDS encoding UvrD-helicase domain-containing protein — protein sequence MNALFDGLTESQAAAVRFIDGPLLIVAGPGSGKTRVVTRRIANLVMNANIHPRNLLAITFTNKAAKEMGERVEALLPGQRIWVSTFHRFCARVLREYGDVVGIKSSFSILDTSDQKQLLRIVLSDLDFDTVHFSPEKVLWRISNAKNDLITPEQFNERFDEGVSNHWDGVVRKAYPAYQKALLESNAVDFDDLLMHVALMLAEQTELCRELAQRYRYILVDEYQDTNSAQYQIVAALAQHHQNLCVTGDPDQSIYGWRGARIENILRFERDFPDAQTLRLEQNFRSTGLILRSADSLIACNRQRKAKKLFTVQADGQPVRLLIFSDSREEAGGIAQEIRDLVDTGDYQWSDVAIFYRVNALSRQVETALMRNRIPFQVASGVAFYDRAEIKDLLAYLRLVENPLDHTAFLRIVNKPLRGLGKTSQNRLLRWAQLNHLTPLEACVRASEVPKLSKRAIVGFRRFAEMINGFSLAGAGSVGDLLVEIIDKTYFVAPWQGSPNEAVAEKVANVEELVAAARQYDEALGDDRSLQGFLEQTALISETDFLENTSGQVSLMSLHAAKGLEFPIVFVLGIEEGLIPHERSLQSESRRELEEERRLLFVGMTRAEERLYLTESRIRSMHGRTVPTIESPFIRELECERIDVDDNGEFAATQWQQPVPETKSTPDFPGIPKLMTGASLLNGGKESVDMPIGFRIGMLVRHPRYGRGTVTDVAGYGGRRTVTVHFSNDDKKETFVASKAPLQPLGE from the coding sequence ATGAATGCTCTCTTTGATGGGTTGACCGAATCGCAAGCCGCAGCAGTTCGCTTCATCGATGGCCCTCTGCTGATCGTGGCGGGACCCGGTTCAGGGAAAACGCGCGTCGTGACACGGCGGATTGCCAACCTCGTCATGAACGCGAATATTCACCCTCGCAACCTTCTCGCGATTACTTTCACCAACAAAGCTGCCAAGGAAATGGGTGAGCGAGTGGAAGCCCTGCTGCCCGGCCAGCGCATCTGGGTGAGCACATTTCACCGCTTCTGTGCACGTGTGTTGCGCGAGTACGGAGACGTCGTCGGAATCAAATCCTCGTTCTCGATTCTCGATACTTCCGATCAGAAACAACTCTTGCGGATTGTCCTCAGCGATCTCGACTTCGATACCGTTCACTTCTCTCCCGAGAAAGTGCTGTGGAGAATCAGTAACGCGAAAAACGACCTGATCACTCCCGAGCAATTCAACGAACGGTTCGACGAGGGAGTGAGCAATCACTGGGATGGAGTCGTTCGGAAAGCTTACCCCGCCTACCAAAAGGCGTTGCTCGAATCGAACGCCGTCGACTTTGATGACTTGCTGATGCACGTCGCGTTGATGCTGGCCGAGCAAACCGAACTCTGCCGGGAACTCGCGCAGCGATACCGATATATTCTCGTCGACGAGTATCAGGATACGAACTCGGCTCAATATCAAATCGTGGCTGCCCTGGCTCAACATCACCAGAACCTGTGCGTCACCGGGGACCCTGACCAGTCCATCTATGGATGGCGCGGGGCGAGAATCGAAAACATTCTGCGTTTCGAACGTGACTTCCCAGACGCACAAACACTTCGTCTGGAACAGAACTTTCGAAGCACCGGGCTGATTCTGCGTTCAGCCGACAGCCTCATCGCGTGCAACCGACAGCGAAAGGCCAAGAAGCTCTTCACTGTTCAGGCAGATGGCCAACCGGTCCGCTTGCTGATCTTCTCCGACAGCCGCGAGGAAGCGGGTGGCATCGCCCAAGAGATTCGGGATCTCGTTGACACTGGCGATTACCAATGGAGCGATGTCGCGATCTTCTATCGTGTCAATGCTCTCTCTCGACAAGTCGAAACAGCGCTGATGCGAAATCGGATCCCGTTTCAAGTCGCTTCCGGAGTCGCGTTTTACGATCGAGCAGAGATCAAGGATTTACTCGCCTATCTTCGACTGGTTGAAAACCCTCTCGATCACACCGCTTTTCTCAGAATCGTGAACAAACCGCTGCGTGGTCTCGGAAAGACTTCCCAGAACCGACTGTTGCGATGGGCTCAACTGAATCACCTCACTCCGCTTGAAGCTTGTGTGCGAGCCTCAGAAGTTCCCAAACTTTCCAAGCGAGCAATCGTCGGTTTTCGACGCTTTGCAGAAATGATCAATGGGTTCTCGCTGGCCGGGGCGGGATCTGTCGGAGACTTGTTGGTCGAGATCATCGATAAAACCTACTTCGTCGCTCCATGGCAGGGCTCTCCGAATGAAGCAGTCGCGGAGAAAGTCGCAAACGTTGAAGAACTCGTTGCCGCTGCCCGTCAGTATGATGAAGCCCTCGGCGACGACCGAAGCTTACAAGGATTCCTGGAACAGACAGCGTTGATCAGCGAAACCGACTTCCTCGAGAACACTTCCGGACAAGTCTCGTTGATGTCGCTGCACGCGGCCAAGGGTCTGGAGTTTCCCATCGTGTTTGTGCTCGGAATCGAAGAAGGACTGATTCCTCACGAACGATCGCTGCAGAGTGAAAGTCGACGGGAACTCGAAGAAGAACGACGATTGTTGTTCGTCGGGATGACACGAGCAGAAGAGAGGCTCTACCTCACGGAATCTCGCATCCGCTCGATGCACGGACGGACAGTTCCAACCATCGAAAGCCCGTTTATCCGCGAACTTGAATGCGAACGCATTGACGTCGATGACAACGGAGAGTTCGCAGCGACGCAGTGGCAGCAACCTGTCCCGGAAACGAAATCAACTCCCGATTTCCCCGGTATCCCAAAGCTGATGACAGGTGCTTCACTCTTGAACGGCGGCAAAGAATCCGTCGATATGCCCATCGGTTTCCGAATTGGGATGCTCGTGCGACATCCCCGTTATGGTCGTGGAACAGTCACAGATGTCGCTGGGTACGGTGGGCGGCGCACGGTGACTGTTCACTTTTCCAACGACGACAAGAAAGAAACCTTCGTCGCTTCGAAGGCCCCTCTTCAGCCATTGGGAGAGTGA
- a CDS encoding glycosyltransferase family 39 protein has protein sequence MRSLFQGTTKSEAVTEEIQSETSKDRRLGWISRTVVLVACVAGAVGQIWLLCLSDWTLGVEGEWAWPRFETRLSIDQWIAAGAAIVLSCLVFIWTIRSKSNRTTEPSRTASLVWKLVLILLGFVWLNAVLAMQMPQGGLSRAVLVMFYPRTSGYFWQAAYEAEDWKEFLSGYSERISDESDPDTYLHIGTHPPGLAMTHRMLIGLCRSSPLLATVLETTQPESVKETMLFLQQHAERDDVLLQRPELAALWLSILITQLLVVLTAIPVYLLSRRLVDDRAARVAAGFWLLVPTVLVFFPKSDVAFPCLALWVQLVWLIALEEDSPLWGAVTAVLLITSAWMSLAFMTIGVMLFAQLIHQIVLHRKGMRASIGGTTAGLLLLFGLFMAWEVNLVGIWFQNFHNHALFYDHNSRTYFSWLGVNLLEVSTAIGAPLFVLAICGIFSLRKQFRNLTAFAILSGLGMGAGLWISGKNMGEAARLWSFLLPYGVLAAAVTLERFLAEPVTDPSQTNVGASTRKSAWILFTIWSAQVAVCLAASTIVDGFGFTEL, from the coding sequence TTGAGAAGTTTGTTTCAGGGAACAACCAAGAGTGAAGCAGTGACCGAAGAGATTCAATCCGAAACGTCGAAGGATCGCCGGCTCGGTTGGATCAGCAGGACGGTCGTTCTGGTGGCTTGTGTTGCCGGGGCAGTGGGCCAAATCTGGTTGTTGTGTTTGAGCGACTGGACTCTCGGAGTCGAAGGAGAATGGGCTTGGCCTCGATTTGAGACGCGATTGAGCATCGATCAATGGATCGCCGCCGGTGCCGCGATCGTCTTGAGTTGCCTCGTTTTTATCTGGACGATTCGATCGAAGAGCAATCGAACTACAGAACCGTCTCGAACGGCGTCTCTGGTTTGGAAGCTCGTCTTGATTCTCCTTGGGTTTGTCTGGCTGAATGCTGTATTGGCGATGCAAATGCCGCAAGGCGGACTGAGTCGCGCCGTGCTGGTGATGTTCTATCCCAGAACATCGGGTTACTTCTGGCAGGCAGCCTATGAAGCGGAGGACTGGAAGGAATTCCTCAGTGGATATTCTGAGCGAATCTCGGACGAATCCGACCCCGATACTTATTTGCATATCGGGACACATCCTCCAGGGCTGGCCATGACGCATCGGATGTTGATCGGGCTTTGCCGGTCGAGTCCGCTTCTCGCCACTGTTCTCGAAACGACTCAACCAGAGTCAGTGAAAGAGACGATGCTGTTCCTTCAACAGCATGCAGAGCGAGACGATGTTCTCTTGCAGCGTCCGGAGCTAGCAGCTTTGTGGCTGTCGATTCTCATCACGCAACTGCTTGTCGTCTTGACCGCGATCCCGGTCTATCTCCTGAGTCGCCGACTGGTTGATGATCGGGCTGCGCGAGTCGCGGCCGGGTTTTGGTTGCTTGTGCCAACGGTTCTTGTCTTCTTTCCAAAATCAGATGTCGCGTTCCCGTGCCTGGCCCTTTGGGTTCAGCTGGTCTGGCTGATTGCTCTCGAAGAGGACAGCCCGCTCTGGGGAGCGGTCACAGCAGTCCTTTTGATCACCTCTGCGTGGATGAGTCTCGCATTCATGACGATCGGAGTGATGTTGTTCGCGCAATTGATTCACCAAATCGTTCTTCATCGAAAAGGAATGCGGGCATCGATCGGAGGAACAACTGCCGGGTTGTTGTTGCTGTTTGGTCTGTTCATGGCATGGGAAGTCAATCTCGTTGGAATCTGGTTTCAGAACTTCCACAATCACGCCCTCTTTTATGATCACAACTCCCGGACTTACTTCTCTTGGCTCGGCGTAAATCTGCTCGAAGTTTCGACTGCGATTGGTGCGCCGCTTTTCGTCTTGGCGATCTGTGGAATCTTTTCGCTCCGCAAGCAGTTCCGAAACCTGACTGCGTTTGCGATTCTCAGTGGACTGGGAATGGGGGCGGGGTTGTGGATCAGCGGAAAGAACATGGGAGAAGCGGCGCGGCTGTGGAGTTTTCTGCTTCCCTACGGTGTGCTCGCAGCTGCGGTTACGCTCGAACGCTTCCTCGCTGAGCCGGTCACTGATCCATCTCAAACAAATGTTGGCGCGTCGACTCGAAAGTCTGCGTGGATACTCTTCACAATCTGGTCAGCACAAGTGGCCGTTTGTCTGGCAGCATCGACGATTGTCGACGGCTTCGGGTTTACTGAGTTGTGA
- a CDS encoding DUF1080 domain-containing protein: MALHRLLIVALIVCLGGEISISADEPNRLTQEEQQSGFQLLFDGQSLDGWDQNGNWAVADGVIARQDRGGSLTHSENLPDDFELRFEWKVGEGSNSGVYYRPGQYEYQILDNAKHVDGKNPRTSAASLYFCMPPSHDATAPVGEWNRGRIVCQGTVIQHWLNGEKVVDFDYTDPKWASNVELLRLRGGDLAARGAHLSLQDHGDPVKYRSIRLRSLSEEDSIDHSTVTPAVISEEALKAEKAKLERILKSRAKQAENAKSE; the protein is encoded by the coding sequence ATGGCTCTTCATCGCCTGTTGATTGTCGCTTTGATCGTATGTCTCGGAGGGGAGATTTCAATCTCTGCGGACGAGCCGAACAGACTTACTCAAGAGGAACAGCAATCCGGTTTCCAGCTTCTCTTCGATGGTCAATCTCTCGACGGTTGGGATCAGAATGGAAACTGGGCTGTCGCGGATGGAGTGATTGCGCGGCAGGATCGCGGGGGAAGCTTGACTCACTCCGAAAATCTGCCGGACGACTTCGAACTGCGTTTCGAATGGAAAGTCGGCGAAGGCAGCAACAGCGGAGTCTATTATCGGCCGGGGCAATACGAGTATCAAATCCTCGACAATGCCAAACATGTTGATGGAAAGAATCCGCGAACGAGTGCTGCTTCGCTCTACTTTTGCATGCCACCATCACATGATGCGACAGCTCCAGTCGGTGAATGGAACCGTGGGCGAATTGTGTGTCAGGGGACAGTCATTCAGCACTGGTTGAACGGAGAGAAGGTGGTCGATTTTGATTACACCGATCCCAAGTGGGCGTCGAACGTGGAACTTCTCCGATTGAGAGGTGGCGATCTGGCCGCCCGTGGGGCTCATCTTTCGCTCCAGGATCACGGAGACCCGGTCAAGTATCGATCGATTCGTTTGAGATCACTGTCTGAAGAGGACTCGATCGATCACTCGACAGTGACTCCCGCAGTCATCTCTGAGGAAGCATTGAAAGCGGAAAAAGCCAAACTCGAACGCATTCTGAAGAGTCGAGCGAAACAGGCGGAGAACGCGAAGTCCGAGTAG